In a genomic window of Bradyrhizobium sp. LLZ17:
- the hutC gene encoding histidine utilization repressor, whose protein sequence is MSLATEAVDQPTLYKRIRADIEKRILTGEWPPGHRIPFEHELVARYGCSRMTVNKALSELAQADLIERRRRAGSFVRRPQHQSAVLKIADIRAEITALGRSYGYELIHRKVRAATVADRGRLGVKKAGKVVAIACRHSADNVPFAVEDRLIDLSSVPDAATADFAREPPGSWLLHHVPWTEAEHTISAIVADDRAAEALEIAVGAPCLVVDRYTWRSARTITAVRLLYPGDSHRLVARFKGG, encoded by the coding sequence ATGAGCCTCGCCACCGAAGCAGTCGACCAGCCGACGCTCTACAAGCGGATCCGCGCCGATATCGAGAAGCGGATCTTGACCGGCGAATGGCCGCCGGGGCATCGGATACCCTTCGAACACGAATTGGTGGCGCGCTACGGCTGCTCGCGGATGACAGTGAACAAGGCGCTGTCGGAACTCGCTCAGGCCGATCTGATCGAACGGCGGCGGCGCGCCGGCTCGTTCGTGCGCCGGCCACAACACCAATCAGCGGTTCTCAAGATCGCCGATATCCGCGCCGAGATCACCGCCCTCGGTCGCAGCTATGGCTACGAGTTGATCCATCGTAAGGTACGCGCGGCGACGGTCGCCGACCGCGGCCGTTTGGGTGTCAAGAAAGCCGGCAAGGTCGTCGCGATCGCCTGCCGCCACAGCGCCGACAACGTGCCGTTTGCCGTCGAGGACAGGCTGATCGATCTGTCGTCCGTGCCCGACGCCGCGACCGCGGATTTCGCGCGCGAGCCGCCCGGCTCCTGGCTGCTTCATCATGTCCCATGGACAGAAGCGGAGCACACGATCAGCGCCATTGTCGCGGATGATCGCGCGGCGGAAGCGCTCGAGATCGCCGTGGGTGCACCATGCCTGGTGGTCGATCGCTATACTTGGCGCAGCGCGCGCACGATTACCGCGGTGCGGCTGCTCTATCCCGGTGACTCTCACCGCCTTGTCGCCCGATTCAAGGGAGGCTGA
- a CDS encoding ABC transporter permease, translated as MRPLDPVTSKQRAAYGLAFFVLFVLLWSWATFGGHVSKTFLANPLTMVQEGFDLLTKQGFVFDIGMTVWRVVGGFVLAAIIAVPLGVLMGAYKPIEAFLEPFVSFARYLPASAFIPLLILWAGIGELQKLLVIFIGSVFQVILMIAVTVGATRRDLVEAAYTLGASDRGIIRRVLLPSSAPEIAEILRLVLGWAWTYVIVAELIGSSSGIGHMITDSQALLNTGQIIFGIIVIGLIGLVSDFLFKAFNAWLFPWKLA; from the coding sequence ATGCGTCCCCTGGATCCCGTGACATCGAAGCAACGCGCGGCCTATGGCCTCGCCTTCTTCGTGCTGTTCGTCCTCCTCTGGTCCTGGGCAACGTTCGGCGGCCATGTGTCGAAGACGTTCCTCGCCAACCCGCTGACCATGGTGCAGGAAGGCTTTGACCTGCTCACCAAGCAGGGCTTCGTGTTCGACATCGGTATGACGGTCTGGCGGGTCGTCGGCGGCTTTGTGCTGGCCGCCATCATCGCGGTGCCGCTTGGGGTGCTGATGGGCGCCTATAAGCCGATCGAAGCGTTCCTCGAACCTTTCGTGTCGTTCGCGCGCTACCTGCCCGCCTCCGCCTTCATTCCGCTACTGATCCTGTGGGCCGGCATCGGCGAACTGCAAAAGCTGCTCGTCATCTTCATCGGCTCGGTGTTCCAGGTCATCCTGATGATCGCGGTGACCGTCGGCGCCACAAGGCGCGATCTGGTCGAGGCGGCTTATACGCTCGGCGCCAGCGACCGCGGCATCATCCGCCGTGTGCTGCTGCCCTCCTCAGCGCCCGAGATCGCGGAAATCCTGCGACTGGTGCTCGGCTGGGCCTGGACCTATGTCATCGTCGCGGAACTGATCGGGTCGTCATCGGGCATCGGCCACATGATCACCGACAGCCAGGCGCTGCTCAATACCGGCCAGATCATCTTCGGCATCATCGTGATCGGGCTGATCGGCCTCGTCTCCGATTTCCTGTTCAAGGCGTTTAATGCCTGGCTTTTTCCGTGGAAGCTCGCATGA
- the hutI gene encoding imidazolonepropionase — protein MAERFDRIWHNARLVTMRADRPDLGEIEHGVIATRGGRIVYAGAETDFPADADAIKRIDCEGRWITPGLVDCHTHLVHGGNRAHEFELRLKGASYEEIARAGGGIVSTVAATRKASEAELVATALPRLDALIGEGATTIEIKSGYGLDTETEMKQLAAARSLGRMRPVAIRTSFLGAHALPPEAEGDKDRYVDLVCKEMLPAVAKAGLADAVDAFMEGIAFSAEQTARVFEAAKALGLPVKLHADQLSNLGGAALAAKFSALSADHLEHSDEAGAAAMAKVGTVAVLLPGAFYFIRETKTPPVEVFRNQGVHMALATDCNPGSSPLTSLLLAMNMGATLFRMTVAECLAGATREGARALGLLEETGTLEAGKWCDLAIWDIERPAELVYRVGFNPLHRRVWRGQ, from the coding sequence ATGGCAGAGCGCTTCGACCGGATCTGGCACAACGCCCGGCTCGTCACGATGCGCGCCGACCGTCCGGACCTCGGCGAGATCGAGCATGGTGTGATCGCGACGCGTGGCGGCCGCATCGTCTATGCCGGCGCGGAGACGGATTTTCCGGCCGACGCAGACGCCATCAAGCGGATCGATTGCGAAGGGCGCTGGATCACGCCCGGCCTCGTCGACTGCCACACCCATCTCGTCCATGGCGGCAATCGCGCGCACGAGTTCGAGCTGCGCCTGAAGGGCGCAAGCTACGAGGAGATCGCGCGCGCCGGCGGCGGCATCGTTTCAACGGTGGCCGCGACGCGCAAGGCGAGCGAGGCCGAGCTCGTCGCAACTGCGCTGCCGCGGCTCGACGCGCTGATCGGCGAGGGCGCAACCACAATCGAGATCAAGTCCGGCTATGGCCTCGATACCGAGACCGAGATGAAGCAGCTTGCGGCTGCGCGCAGCCTTGGCCGGATGCGGCCGGTCGCGATCCGCACCTCCTTTCTCGGCGCGCATGCGTTGCCGCCCGAAGCCGAGGGCGACAAGGATCGCTACGTCGATCTCGTCTGCAAGGAGATGCTGCCGGCCGTTGCAAAAGCTGGCCTGGCCGATGCCGTCGACGCTTTCATGGAGGGCATCGCGTTCTCAGCCGAGCAGACCGCGCGGGTGTTCGAGGCTGCCAAGGCGCTCGGGCTGCCGGTCAAGCTCCATGCCGATCAATTGTCAAACCTCGGCGGCGCGGCGCTCGCAGCGAAATTCTCCGCACTCTCGGCCGATCATCTCGAGCATAGCGACGAGGCTGGCGCGGCCGCGATGGCGAAAGTCGGGACGGTGGCCGTGCTGCTGCCCGGCGCGTTCTATTTCATTCGCGAGACCAAGACGCCGCCGGTCGAGGTGTTCCGCAACCAGGGCGTCCACATGGCGCTCGCGACCGACTGCAATCCCGGCAGCTCGCCGCTGACCTCGCTGCTGCTCGCCATGAACATGGGTGCGACCTTGTTCCGGATGACGGTGGCCGAATGCCTTGCCGGCGCCACCCGCGAAGGCGCGCGCGCACTCGGCCTGCTGGAGGAGACCGGCACGTTAGAGGCCGGCAAATGGTGCGACCTCGCGATCTGGGACATCGAGCGTCCCGCCGAGCTCGTCTACCGCGTCGGCTTCAATCCGCTGCATCGGCGCGTCTGGAGGGGACAGTGA
- a CDS encoding ABC transporter substrate-binding protein, with product MRSSKVFATIVALAASTPALADDVKVGIGISGWTGFAPLTLAKETGIFKKNGLDVAIKKIPQKDRHLAIASGDVQCAATTVETWISWNANGVATKQIFQLDKSFGADGMAVRNDVTAIKELKGKTVAASAPGTSPYFALAWMLKKNGLTVKDVTVVNLEPAAAAQAFVSGQNDAAMTYEPYLSTVRAAPDKGKIIATTLDYPIVMDTFGCTPKFLSENPKAAQALADSYFEALDMIAKDQAKAYEIMGADVKQTGEQFGNSAKYLRWQDKAANQKFFAGDFLAFNKDAADLLLEIGIIKAAPKVEDLFDASYIK from the coding sequence ATGCGTAGTTCGAAAGTATTTGCGACCATCGTTGCGCTGGCGGCCTCCACTCCGGCGCTCGCCGACGACGTCAAGGTCGGAATCGGCATCTCCGGATGGACCGGCTTTGCGCCGCTGACGCTCGCGAAGGAAACCGGCATCTTCAAAAAGAACGGCCTCGACGTCGCGATCAAGAAGATCCCGCAGAAGGACCGCCACCTCGCGATCGCCTCGGGCGACGTCCAGTGCGCAGCAACCACGGTCGAGACCTGGATCTCGTGGAACGCCAATGGCGTCGCAACCAAGCAGATCTTCCAGCTCGACAAGAGCTTTGGCGCCGACGGCATGGCCGTGCGCAACGACGTCACCGCAATCAAGGAACTGAAGGGCAAGACGGTCGCGGCGTCTGCGCCGGGCACCTCGCCCTATTTCGCACTGGCCTGGATGCTCAAGAAAAACGGCCTCACGGTGAAGGACGTCACGGTGGTGAATTTGGAGCCGGCAGCGGCAGCGCAGGCGTTCGTGTCCGGCCAGAACGATGCCGCGATGACCTATGAGCCGTATCTGTCGACCGTGCGCGCCGCCCCCGACAAAGGCAAGATCATCGCGACCACGCTCGACTATCCGATCGTGATGGATACTTTTGGCTGCACGCCAAAGTTCCTGAGCGAAAACCCGAAGGCCGCGCAAGCGCTCGCCGACAGCTATTTCGAGGCGCTCGACATGATCGCCAAAGACCAGGCCAAGGCCTACGAGATCATGGGCGCCGACGTGAAGCAGACCGGCGAGCAATTCGGCAACTCGGCAAAGTACCTGCGCTGGCAGGACAAGGCCGCGAACCAGAAGTTCTTCGCAGGCGATTTCCTCGCCTTCAACAAGGATGCCGCGGATCTGCTGCTCGAAATCGGCATCATCAAGGCCGCGCCGAAAGTCGAGGATCTCTTCGACGCGAGCTACATCAAGTAA
- a CDS encoding ABC transporter ATP-binding protein, translating to MTILKIEKVSRTFPARHGSPLTKALEPTDLVIGNNDFVTILGPSGCGKSTLLRIVAGLDRPTGGRVTLDGREVTGPGADRGMVFQSYTLFPWLTVRENIAFGLRERGVSQGERNKIADTLIRQVGLSGFENHWPKQLSGGMQQRTAIARALANDPKILLLDEPFGALDNQTRALMQEMLLGIWERDQKTVLFVTHDIEEAIFLGSRVVVMSARPGRIKAEIAVDLPHPRSYKIKTTPEFVQLKERLVEEIRTEALKVAEHA from the coding sequence ATGACGATCCTGAAGATCGAAAAGGTCTCGCGGACCTTCCCCGCCCGCCACGGCAGCCCACTCACCAAAGCGCTAGAGCCCACCGATCTCGTGATCGGCAACAACGATTTTGTCACCATCCTCGGCCCCTCCGGCTGCGGCAAGTCCACGTTGCTCCGCATCGTCGCGGGCCTCGATCGCCCAACCGGCGGGCGCGTCACCCTCGACGGCCGCGAGGTAACCGGCCCCGGCGCCGATCGCGGCATGGTGTTCCAGTCCTACACGCTGTTTCCTTGGCTGACGGTGCGCGAAAACATCGCCTTCGGCCTGCGCGAGCGCGGCGTGTCGCAAGGCGAGCGGAACAAGATCGCCGATACCTTGATCCGCCAGGTCGGATTGTCCGGCTTCGAGAACCACTGGCCGAAACAACTTTCCGGCGGGATGCAGCAGCGCACAGCGATCGCCCGCGCGTTGGCGAACGATCCGAAGATACTGCTGCTCGACGAGCCCTTCGGCGCGCTGGACAACCAGACCCGCGCCTTGATGCAGGAAATGCTACTCGGGATCTGGGAGCGGGACCAGAAGACCGTGCTCTTCGTGACCCACGACATCGAGGAAGCGATCTTCCTCGGCAGCCGCGTCGTCGTCATGAGCGCGCGTCCCGGCCGCATCAAGGCCGAGATCGCGGTGGATCTGCCGCATCCGCGCTCCTACAAAATCAAGACCACGCCCGAGTTCGTCCAGCTCAAGGAGCGGCTGGTCGAGGAAATCCGCACCGAGGCGCTGAAGGTTGCCGAACATGCCTGA
- a CDS encoding formimidoylglutamate deiminase: MTRLHFASALLPSGWATDVQVVVTAGAIAAVTPNVAPAAGDERHSIALPGLASLHSHAFQRGMAGLAELRGDSTDTFWTWRETMYRFALAMTPDDVAAVATLLYVEMLEQGFTHVGEFHYLHHDRDGSPYADLAEMAARIAQAAQDSGIGLTLLPSFYAHAGFGGAAPHAGQRRFICSVDQFAKLMAASRKAISKLPGANIGIAPHSLRAVTPDELAAIIPLADGGPVHIHAAEQVKEVEDCQAWSGRRPVQWLLEHAPVDQRWCLIHATHTTNDELAAFARTGAVAGLCPVTEASLGDGTFPAREFVGAGGAFGIGTDSNVLVGVADELRQLEYGQRLKHRERNVLSGGAGASTGRALFDHALAGGARALGRPTVGLTPGGRGDIVTLDTAHPSLAGRSRDAVIDGWIFAAGSGAIDCVWAGGNKVVEGGRHKLRRSARENFNASVRRLVA; this comes from the coding sequence ATGACACGACTGCATTTCGCCTCCGCGCTCCTGCCCTCGGGCTGGGCCACTGACGTGCAGGTGGTCGTCACCGCCGGCGCGATCGCCGCCGTGACGCCGAATGTGGCGCCAGCCGCCGGCGACGAACGCCACAGTATAGCGCTTCCAGGACTTGCAAGCCTGCACAGCCACGCATTCCAGCGCGGCATGGCGGGGCTGGCGGAATTGCGCGGTGACAGCACGGATACGTTCTGGACCTGGCGCGAGACGATGTATCGTTTTGCGCTCGCGATGACGCCGGATGACGTCGCGGCCGTCGCAACGCTGCTTTACGTCGAGATGCTCGAGCAGGGTTTTACCCACGTCGGCGAATTCCACTATCTGCACCACGATCGTGATGGCTCGCCCTACGCCGATCTCGCCGAGATGGCCGCGCGCATCGCGCAAGCGGCCCAGGATTCCGGCATTGGCCTCACGCTGTTGCCGAGCTTTTATGCGCATGCCGGCTTCGGCGGCGCCGCGCCGCATGCCGGACAGCGCCGCTTCATCTGCTCGGTCGATCAATTCGCCAAGTTGATGGCCGCTTCGCGCAAGGCCATCAGCAAATTGCCGGGCGCCAATATCGGCATCGCGCCGCACAGCTTGCGTGCCGTGACGCCGGACGAGCTCGCGGCCATCATTCCGCTCGCGGACGGCGGCCCGGTGCATATCCATGCCGCCGAGCAGGTCAAGGAAGTCGAGGATTGCCAGGCCTGGTCGGGACGGCGACCGGTGCAATGGCTGCTGGAACACGCCCCCGTCGATCAGCGCTGGTGCCTCATTCACGCGACCCATACGACGAACGACGAACTGGCCGCATTCGCCAGGACCGGCGCGGTCGCGGGCCTCTGTCCCGTCACCGAAGCGAGCCTTGGCGACGGGACTTTCCCGGCCCGGGAATTCGTCGGTGCCGGCGGCGCCTTTGGCATCGGCACCGATTCCAACGTGCTGGTCGGGGTCGCGGACGAGCTGCGCCAGCTCGAATATGGCCAGCGCCTGAAGCATCGTGAGCGCAACGTGCTCTCCGGCGGCGCCGGCGCGTCGACCGGGCGCGCATTGTTCGACCATGCGCTCGCGGGCGGTGCGCGGGCACTGGGGAGGCCGACCGTTGGCCTTACGCCGGGCGGACGTGGCGATATCGTGACGCTCGATACGGCGCATCCGTCGCTGGCCGGGCGTTCGCGTGATGCTGTCATCGACGGCTGGATCTTTGCCGCGGGCAGCGGCGCGATCGATTGCGTCTGGGCCGGCGGCAACAAGGTGGTCGAGGGCGGCCGGCATAAATTGCGTCGGTCGGCACGCGAAAACTTCAACGCGTCGGTGCGGAGGCTCGTTGCATGA
- a CDS encoding Zn-dependent hydrolase, with the protein MPDHHSLANGERVLADLNALRAIGTYKTGVHKPTFSEPHKRSLEWLVHKLPDAGLTAAVDGIGNVFGSSAKPGPKLLAGSHLESQNYAGWLDGPLGVIYALEAARVLNSDASLQGAVEIAVWCDEEGHFGHFLGSRSYVGQVTEAEIDAARDRTGGRSMRDALAEMGLAGRPRVAAEPGRHVGYLEAHIEQGDTLESGHLAIGVVTSIVGIWQYQINFVGEQNHAGTTRMAARKDAGLALAKFCVAIDERFPGACGPRTVWTTGRITLDPGAPSIIPGAAEMLFQIRDDDPAVIARLEDLLRSMTDEVNARGPCTVSLERIRTGAPAMMNAGFQDAIEAASKALAGGRSLRMPSGAGHDAQMLATIMPAGMLFVPSIGGISHHWTENTADADIVTGAQVFVDACRRILGG; encoded by the coding sequence ATGCCTGACCATCACAGTCTCGCCAACGGCGAGCGGGTTCTCGCCGATCTCAATGCGCTGCGCGCCATCGGTACCTACAAGACCGGCGTGCACAAGCCGACCTTCTCCGAGCCGCACAAGCGGTCGCTGGAGTGGCTGGTGCATAAGCTGCCGGATGCCGGCCTCACCGCCGCCGTCGACGGCATCGGCAACGTCTTCGGCAGCAGCGCAAAACCCGGGCCGAAGCTGCTCGCGGGCTCACATCTGGAAAGCCAGAACTACGCGGGCTGGCTTGATGGCCCGCTTGGCGTGATTTACGCGCTCGAAGCTGCGCGCGTGCTCAATAGCGATGCTTCGCTGCAAGGCGCCGTCGAAATTGCTGTCTGGTGCGACGAGGAAGGACATTTCGGACATTTCCTCGGCTCGCGCTCCTATGTCGGGCAAGTGACCGAGGCCGAAATCGACGCCGCGCGCGATCGCACCGGCGGCCGCAGCATGCGCGATGCGCTCGCCGAGATGGGGCTCGCCGGACGGCCGCGCGTCGCCGCCGAACCAGGGCGCCACGTCGGATATCTTGAGGCGCATATCGAGCAGGGCGACACGCTCGAAAGCGGCCATCTCGCGATTGGCGTTGTGACGTCCATTGTGGGCATCTGGCAGTACCAGATCAATTTCGTCGGCGAACAGAACCATGCCGGCACCACCCGCATGGCCGCGCGAAAGGATGCGGGACTGGCACTGGCAAAGTTCTGCGTGGCGATCGACGAACGCTTCCCAGGCGCGTGCGGACCGCGCACGGTCTGGACCACGGGCCGCATCACGCTGGATCCAGGCGCACCGAGCATCATTCCCGGCGCAGCCGAGATGCTGTTCCAGATCCGCGACGACGATCCGGCCGTGATTGCGCGGCTTGAGGATTTGCTGCGGAGCATGACGGACGAGGTCAACGCGCGGGGCCCCTGCACCGTGAGCCTGGAGCGGATTCGCACCGGCGCTCCTGCCATGATGAATGCCGGCTTTCAGGATGCCATCGAGGCCGCCAGCAAGGCCTTGGCCGGTGGGCGATCGCTCCGCATGCCCAGTGGCGCCGGCCATGACGCGCAGATGCTCGCCACCATCATGCCTGCAGGCATGCTGTTCGTGCCCTCGATCGGCGGCATCAGCCACCACTGGACCGAAAACACCGCCGACGCTGATATTGTCACGGGCGCGCAGGTTTTCGTCGACGCGTGCCGGCGTATCCTCGGCGGCTAG